One Leishmania panamensis strain MHOM/PA/94/PSC-1 chromosome 24 sequence genomic region harbors:
- a CDS encoding hypothetical protein (TriTrypDB/GeneDB-style sysID: LpmP.24.1470) yields the protein MLTTFCWVPKGAIKAIPILSTDTAEQARLKLRHQHPEYIEEEEEQQQKDAKKARVTCEEAENEDDGDEEGLSTNVDDTLRVFAGGGPGALLEEVESDDEEELDDTTLKPTDLVFTVACADSQAPRLEMYVYDEPEDNMYVHHDMEISAFPLCSSWLTDGTMSMLAVGTMLPFIEIWALDVMDSVEPAIILGGCERRSHNYSKQMLKRNLKADSHTDAVLSVKWNTVAQNIFASGSADCTIKLWDLNQGGVCLGTYSEPEKVQSLDWHATEANLLLSGGFDASMVLRDCRQPDQTAQRYGLPGVIEHVEFVPSASAAAASVPVVMASTSEGHWAAFDTRMASSKAGHCPVIPLWQLQPHQADLTFSCSRQVPGLFATGGKEGEIALWDGRDSSVAPKMVVSRSYKTGSVLSLSFHPNSPHILGAGGSSGAPLVYTITSDIHDIFR from the coding sequence ATGCTGACCACATTCTGCTGGGTGCCCAAGGGGGCCATAAAGGCCATCCCAATCCTATCCACGGACACAGCTGAGCAGGCGCGCTTGAAGCTGCGCCATCAGCACCCCGAGTACatcgaggaagaggaggagcagcagcagaaggatGCCAAGAAGGCTCGGGTGACctgcgaggaggcggagaacgaggatgatggcgacgaggagggccTGAGCACGAACGTCGACGACACGCTGCGCGTCTttgccggcggcggccctGGCGCTCTgctcgaggaggtggagtcggacgatgaggaggagctaGATGATACCACCTTGAAGCCGACGGATCTCGTCTTTACCGTAGCGTGCGCCGATTCACAGGCTCCGCGGCTGGAGATGTACGTCTACGATGAGCCGGAGGACAACATGTACGTGCACCACGACATGGAGATTTCGGCCTTCCCGCTTTGCAGTTCGTGGCTAACTGACGGCACCATGTCCATGCTGGCGGTAGGGACCATGCTGCCCTTTATCGAGATTTGGGCCTTGGATGTGATGGATTCTGTCGAGCCGGCCATAATCCTCGGCGGATGCGAGAGGCGGTCGCACAATTACTCCAAACAGATGCTGAAGCGGAACTTGAAGGCGGACTCGCACACGGATGCAGTTCTCTCAGTGAAGTGGAACACCGTCGCGCAGAACATCTTCGCCTCTGGCAGCGCCGATTGCACCATCAAACTTTGGGACCTCAACCAGGGCGGCGTCTGCCTCGGTACGTACAGCGAGCCAGAAAAGGTCCAATCGCTTGACTGGCATGCGACAGAGGCGAACTTACTGCTCTCCGGTGGCTTCGATGCGAGCATGGTGCTTCGTGATTGCCGCCAGCCGGAccagacggcgcagcgctaCGGACTGCCAGGGGTCATCGAGCACGTTGAGTTTGTTCCCTCGGCTagtgcagccgcagcatcaGTCCCTGTGGTGATGGCGTCGACGAGCGAGGGCCACTGGGCTGCGTTCGACACGCGCATGGCGAGCAGCAAAGCGGGCCACTGCCCAGTCATCCCTCTCTGGCAGTTGCAGCCGCACCAGGCGGACCTGACGTTTAGCTGCTCTCGGCAGGTGCCAGGCCTGTTCGCGACGGGTGGCAAAGAGGGTGAGATTGCGCTGTGGGATGGGAGAGACAGCAGTGTCGCTCCAAAGATGGTCGTCTCGCGCAGCTACAAGACGGGATCGGTACTGTCACTGAGCTTTCACCCCAACTCGCCACACATCTTGGGTGCAGGTGGCTCGTCCGGTGCGCCGCTGGTATACACCATCACCTCCGACATCCACGACATCTTTCGGTAA
- a CDS encoding hypothetical protein (TriTrypDB/GeneDB-style sysID: LpmP.24.1460), which yields MTYLLHSSSYAAAVAAAERDAAATRDAGDGPLSALVRRVNSVLHGGPSQVSRASNIMGDGSSGSLKHFERSGGASSTNLRELPLSRPGSARAARAPEISGFVGHSGGSATPAANASHRLASTPVAPSAGKKYLHRSQCVRLADAASDAGLYERAVDYADLEEVLRCPLPPVPGCPTPCAFGWQSVGLNGDDCVTAAAAPLPPPPPSSSPQSPLVFRCIAADADTGISVYSTPVEECPMHLMRAYAVLPCSPGDVLQYMESDIRPRWDSHIRRSALLRELSPLEQTKAMERQYRLSTSIGTAGAAVGQRNPTSLSEQSRDAARQRAPSSSRTTNATGGGCGSAAVSVPTTAVAAAPLTSFQYLPGQRRVAIHHLETRSPVPFAQDRDFEIVVAEEIRLDGTAYMKAFSTPLGYHMPLTPHQSRYVRAVVVLSGMVACPLDAACVEKVLPPVLLRHHQAEVRHSRRQAAGIPKQKPSASTAVSGNAAACATNVAAPRQYCVVEYVGLIHPMGMLPAVMVNMVISAQLNAMRKMQAFITQHPISTLRPRHVACPATGEAANHPLQELMASLSSSSSSPALRKNNHGATSRESGAVQRTYEAKPGASGATPTPALLTASRASSWWRRQAHRFASHL from the coding sequence ATGACATATCTTCTGCATTCCTCATCatacgccgccgccgtggcagctgcggagcgcgacgccgccgccaccagagACGCTGGGGATGGCCCCCTCAGCGCTCTCGTGCGCAGAGTGAACTCTGTTCTCCACGGAGGGCCGTCTCAGGTGAGTCGTGCGAGTAACATCATGggtgacggcagcagcggtagtcTCAAGCACTTTgagagaagcggcggtgcctcCTCTACGAACCTCCGTGAGCTGCCGCTCTCAAGGCCTGGCAGCGCAAGGGCGGCGCGTGCTCCCGAGATATCGGGCTTCGTCGGGCACAGTGGCGGCTCTGCCACTCCTGCAGCTAACGCATCTCACCGACTCGCTTCTACACCGGTGGCACCGTCTGCAGGCAAGAAATACCTTCACCGCTCTCAATGTGTTCGGCTCGCTGATGCTGCGTCAGATGCTGGTCTCTACGAGCGCGCTGTGGATTACGCTGACCTGGAGGAGGTACTGCGGTGCcctctgccgccggtgccgggATGCCCGACGCCGTGCGCCTTTGGGTGGCAGTCGGTAGGCTTGAACGGCGACGACTGCGTTACCGCGGCTGCGGCTCCcttgccgccacctccgccatcTTCTTCACCCCAGTCACCGCTGGTGttccgctgcatcgctgccgacGCAGACACTGGCATCTCCGTGTACAGTACCCCGGTGGAGGAGTGTCCGATGCATCTCATGCGCGCCtacgcggtgctgccgtgctCGCCCGGGGATGTGTTGCAGTACATGGAGAGCGACATTCGACCGAGGTGGGACTCGCACATACGTCGTAGTGCGTTGCTGCGAGAGCTGTCCCCACTTGAGCAGACCAAAGCGATGGAGCGTCAGTATCGCTTGTCGACCTCCATCGGTACTGCGGGGGCGGCTGTTGGTCAGCGCAACCCAACCAGCCTTTCCGAGCAGAGCCGAGACGCCGCGCGACAACGGGCGCCATCCTCTTCACGTACCACGAATGCtaccggcggcggctgtggcagtgcggcggtgtctgtccccaccactgctgtcgccgctgctcctctgacCTCGTTTCAGTACCTGCCTGGTCAGCGCCGCGTTGCGATCCACCATCTTGAGACACGCAGCCCCGTCCCGTTCGCGCAAGACCGCGATTTTGAAATTGTCGTCGCAGAGGAGATTCGGCTGGATGGCACGGCGTACATGAAGGCCTTCTCCACCCCGCTGGGCTACCACATGCCTCTCACCCCGCATCAGTCCCGGTACGTGcgggcagtggtggtgctctcCGGAATGGTGGCCTGTCCCCTCGACGCTGCCTGcgtggagaaggtgctgccgcctgtgctgctgcgacaccaTCAAGCAGAGGTTCGACACAGTAGGAGGCAAGCAGCTGGCATACCGAAACAGAAGCCCAGCGCTTCCACTGCCGTCTCGGGCAACGCGGCAGCTTGCGCGACAAATGTGGCGGCACCGCGCCAGTACTGTGTCGTGGAGTACGTTGGCCTTATACACCCCATGGGCATGCTACCTGCCGTGATGGTCAACATGGTCATCTCAGCCCAGCTGAATGCGATGCGCAAGATGCAGGCCTTCATCACGCAGCACCCTATTTCCACTCTCCGACCGAGGCATGTGGCGTGCCCGGCAACTGGCGAGGCAGCGAACCACCCGCTGCAGGAGTTGatggcgtcgctgtcgtcgtcgtcgtcgtcgcccgCACTGCGCAAAAACAACCACGGGGCGACGTCTCGAGAAAGCGGCGCCGTGCAGAGGACATACGAGGCCAAGCCGGGGGCAAGTGGCGCCACCCCAacgccagcgctgctcacCGCATCTCGGGCCTCGTcatggtggcggcggcaggcgcaCCGCTTCGCATCACATTTGTGA